ACACCCGCTGAAAGGCCTGCACCTGGATGGGTTTTATTCGGAAGTGATCCCCAAAGGCAAAAAAGATATGGCCTGGGAAGTATCTTCCACCGGTTTTCTGATGACGCTGAGCAATTATATTCCCGACCTGCTCGAAGAAGATTTTGCCGAACTTACCAGCAGGGCGCTGGCCAAAAACGGGTTATCGAAACAGGAAATTTCGCACTGGGCTATACACCCCGGCGGAAAAAAGATCCTGGAAACCGTTCACAAAACCCTGTCGTTTCAAACAAACGAACTGCAGGCTTCGTATGACGTTATGCAGCAATATGGGAATATGTCGTCTGCAACCATTTTTTTCGTACTCAAAAAAATGGCGCCTGCCCTCCTGCATAACCACAACGGAAAAGAACACATTTTTGCCGCAGCATTTGGGCCTGGCCTTACTATGGAAACATTTGTAGCATCAACGAATTGCTAATATTTCAACCAGTTAGCACAGGGGTTTCGCGGGTCAGGCAGAAAGTCATATATTACAAACGTGAATTTTCGCCACCGATCATATCAATCCGAATTGCTCGACCGCCCGGATATTCCTTTTGAAGACATAAAAAGGAATATGCAGGAGTTAAATTTCATCAACACCTGGCTGGGCGGACATGCCATTACCATCAAGGGCCTGGCCGCATTGTTGAAAACGAAGGGGCCGATCACTATATGTGAAATTGGCTGTGGCGGCGGAGATAACCTGGTGGCCATAAAAAAGTGGTGCGATAAAAGAAGTATTCCCGTCGCTTTTATTGGCATTGACATCAACCCGCATTGTATTGAAGTGGCGGCCAAACGGTTACTCAGTAATATTCAGTTGATCACCTCCGATTATAAAGATGTAGAACTGGAAACACCACCGGATATAATTTTTTCCTCCCTGTTTTGTCATCATTTCTCCGACCGGGAAATGGTAAAACAATTGCAATGGATGAAAACCAATGCCCGGCTTGGGTTCTTTATAAACGACCTGCACCGGCACAAGGCAGCTTATTATTCTATTAAAGTACTGACTAACCTGTTTTCGAAAAGCTACCTCGTTAAACACGATGCACCCTTATCTGTAGCCCGCGGTTTTAGCAAAGATGAATGGATCCAGTTTTTCAGCATAGCGGGTATTCCTGATTATTTTATAGAATGGAAATGGGCCTTTCGCTGGCTGATTGTATCAAAAAACAATTGTGATTAACCTGTAACGTGAGCCTACAACCCAAATATGATATTGCCATCGTGGGTGGTGGACTGGCCGGGCTTGCTCTGGCCATTCAAAGCGCGCGTGCCGGTTATAAGACCGTATTGTTTGAACGGGAGAAATATCCCTTTCACAAAGTTTGCGGTGAATACATCAGCCTGGAAAGCTGGAATTTTTTACAGGACCTCGGTTTGCCGCTGAGCGATATGCAGCTGCCTATTATCAACCGCCTGCTTATTACAACGCCTAATGGGAATTACATTGAATCTACCCTACCCTTAGGCGGTTTTGGCATCAGCCGGTATTCCATTGATAAACTGCTGGCCGATATTGCCCGCCAGGAAGGCGTTACCCTGCTGGAAGAAACCAAGGTGGTGAATGTTGTTTATCGCAACAACAGCTTTTTACTGTTCACCAATAAAGGCGATTCAGAGGCAACTGTGGTAGCAGGCGCCTATGGTAAACGCGGCAACCTGGATATAAAATGGAAACGACAATTCACAAAAGTTAAGCCCAATAAACTTAATCATTATATTGCAGTCAAATACCACATCCGCACCCATCACCCTGCCGACCTGATCGCCCTCCACAATTTTGAGAACGGATACTGTGGAATTTCCCAAATTGAGGAAAACAAATATTGTCTTTGTTATTTGACTACGGCCGCTAACCTGCGTAAATGCCGGAACGATATTAGTAGTATGGAAAAGGATATTCTCATGAAGAATCCTTTTCTTGAGAAAATATTTTCCAATGCCGAAATGTTATACGAGGAGCCGTTAACCATTTCCCGGATCTCATTCAATAAAAAAACACAAGTTGAAAACCATGTTTTGATGATTGGCGACACTGCCGGCCTTATTGCACCACTATGTGGCAATGGCATGAGCATGGCGCTGCACAGCAGCAAACTCGCCTTTGA
The Niastella koreensis GR20-10 genome window above contains:
- a CDS encoding NAD(P)/FAD-dependent oxidoreductase — protein: MSLQPKYDIAIVGGGLAGLALAIQSARAGYKTVLFEREKYPFHKVCGEYISLESWNFLQDLGLPLSDMQLPIINRLLITTPNGNYIESTLPLGGFGISRYSIDKLLADIARQEGVTLLEETKVVNVVYRNNSFLLFTNKGDSEATVVAGAYGKRGNLDIKWKRQFTKVKPNKLNHYIAVKYHIRTHHPADLIALHNFENGYCGISQIEENKYCLCYLTTAANLRKCRNDISSMEKDILMKNPFLEKIFSNAEMLYEEPLTISRISFNKKTQVENHVLMIGDTAGLIAPLCGNGMSMALHSSKLAFEEINSFLQGRINRYEMEIQYTEQWEKFFGRRLQAGRLLQSFFGSPILSNVLIKLVKPFPKFVAFLIRQTHGKPF
- a CDS encoding methyltransferase domain-containing protein, which codes for MNFRHRSYQSELLDRPDIPFEDIKRNMQELNFINTWLGGHAITIKGLAALLKTKGPITICEIGCGGGDNLVAIKKWCDKRSIPVAFIGIDINPHCIEVAAKRLLSNIQLITSDYKDVELETPPDIIFSSLFCHHFSDREMVKQLQWMKTNARLGFFINDLHRHKAAYYSIKVLTNLFSKSYLVKHDAPLSVARGFSKDEWIQFFSIAGIPDYFIEWKWAFRWLIVSKNNCD